From a single Kryptolebias marmoratus isolate JLee-2015 linkage group LG17, ASM164957v2, whole genome shotgun sequence genomic region:
- the LOC108249977 gene encoding zinc finger BED domain-containing protein 5-like gives MGAEHQAVLYHSEARWLSRGKVLSRVFELREQIRVFLEQEHKYEVAEKFCDENFLGKLAYLSDIFGKLNELNLQLQGKDKHIPQVTDKISSFTRKLAMWSRQLDEGNTDSFENLHEFMDTNDYDAISVIPHIKQHISSLIGFFKKYFPENSSQYDWVRDPFSAPAPTGFSSAEEEQFIDMTSDSTLRLSFTSQTLSSFWLSVERQYPLLGEKAISILLPFSTSYLCEIGFSAVAALKTKYRSQLNIEQELRVALSCFEPRFEKLCTAKRAHCSH, from the coding sequence ATGGGAGCTGAACATCAAGCTGTGCTCTATCACAGTGAAGCAAGGTGGTTGTCACGAGGAAAAGTCTTGTCCCGAGTTTTTGAGCTCAGAGAGCAAATAAGAGTGTTTTTGGAGCAGGAGCACAAGTATGAAGTGGCAGAAAAATTTTGTGATGAGAACTTCCTGGGAAAACTGGCCTACCTGAGTGACATATTTGGAAAGCTAAATGAACTGAATCTACAGCTTCAAGGGAAAGATAAACACATCCCTCAGGTCACAGACAAGATTAGCTCTTTCACCCGAAAGCTTGCCATGTGGAGCAGGCAACTTGATGAAGGAAACACTGATTCATTTGAGAACCTGCATGAATTCATGGACACTAATGACTATGATGCTATCTCAGTGATTCCACACATTAAGCAGCATATTTCTTCACTGATTGGATTCTTTAAAAAGTACTTCCCTGAAAACAGTTCCCAGTATGACTGGGTGAGAGACCCTTTCAGTGCACCAGCTCCAACTGGTTTCAGCTCTGCAGAAGAGGAGCAGTTCATTGACATGACGTCTGACTCCACATTGAGACTGAGTTTCACATCACAGACACTGAGTTCATTCTGGTTGAGTGTAGAGAGGCAGTATCCACTCTTAGGGGAGAAAGCTATAAGCATTCTGCTTCCTTTTTCAACATCTTACCTTTGTGAGATTGGGTTCTCTGCTGTTGCTGCACTGAAGACCAAGTACAGGTCCCAGCTAAACATTGAGCAAGAGCTGAGAGTTGCACTATCATGCTTCGAACCTCGCTTCGAAAAGCTGTGCACTGCAAAACGTGCTCATTGTAGCCATTAA
- the LOC108249976 gene encoding uncharacterized protein LOC108249976: MGCSPSKGKLFPKLAEAPQDVDRGPAEEEDTCLKTKEKEDEVLLLTEKHDSTGTTWIQLDSNIMSAKNPENSKEIEVNPTPQEIICDVSEIDEMKKMDSRKKKKGSKRSTEKQRKSSVVQSKMDFPPHMVRAHQAAYNFLNPNISKYETLLGLLDQAAQTHISLQPMITAVVMRFEEINQALEGIAEDGEQMLMEHGYCMALPSGMLGQAVRSTKPSTNITNHSDPPPDHLQQLLQHSAEKMRQVGGSVQTLGDTTLVEAVEFFSSLSKLLAQKLQAKQAAERRLAQVLTQVEGAAIRKSNPEDSALHSEDSGIGGENESLAGSEKQRHNGSAGSGNCGSQINIQDALDNCSNHLANSVACIEDDEEDEEDEEQDGVEEYEDDENCRPERKRSSSSPPDPSQALLYMQANCLQNQQLIPKRPLTAASSEHSSSTCSLILMTELQKSLKEPDPNNKTVSEIQGTNELKRPNYNLYRAGLRRQYLNGLNRTLVESHRPSLPSLPMLASQPPKLPSVRRLINTFSQEADGRPQQGISNVPPHMKRPNKNHIILLSKAGNSDKKELIFNCKKNTNSWTDSRVDLDVDNLPPPPLEVLMDKSFQSNEGQPQSEEQLQEDPVQYLPVINQKTGIYQRRKITIQNVNILPNRANMKPRSLTIRSTGFVGPDTVTRVQHEELQLETDVDQETEKANNLYQQEGKIIHLCNATKYPDKTSYVQFVQARMGQRFENQTCESEMSSCSLPVTTPPVSRVRLPPSCPSVCHRFPSPPAFKPQSTSGFSSHSSSPQTIIHAAENTTEKITPSVSFQDARSFFSRNELQNSQMCLFFNSPVPPRAQREASRGRLLTRQTNGSTLRTQSEQRSIGISHTESETNLDSRQARASETAQNKGLMTES; this comes from the exons ATGGGCTGCTCTCCATCAAAAGGAAAGTTATTTCCAAAACTGGCTGAAGCACCACAAGATGTGGATCGTGGACCTGCCGAAGAGGAAGatacatgtttaaaaactaaagagaaagAAGATGAAGTGCTGCTACTCACTGAAAAACATGATTCAACAGGAACTACATGGATTCAGCTGGACTCCAACATAATGTCTGCTAAAAATCCAGAAAACTCTAAAGAAATAGAGGTAAATCCAACACCACAGGAAATCATTTGTGATGTTAGTGAGATAgatgaaatgaagaaaatggatagtcgaaagaaaaagaaaggcagTAAACGATCCactgaaaagcagagaaagtcTTCTGTTGTTCAAAGTAAAATGGACTTTCCACCACACATGGTGAGGGCTCACCAGGCTGCCTACAATTTCCTGAACCCAAATATTTCCAAATATGAAACCCTTCTTGGCCTTCTGGACCAGGCTGCTCAGACACATATATCCCTGCAGCCCATGATAACTGCTGTGGTGATGCGGTTTGAAGAGATAAACCAGGCACTGGAGGGGATTGCTGAGGATGGGGAGCAGATGCTAATGGAACATGGGTACTGCATGGCTCTGCCTTCTGGGATGTTGGGCCAAGCTGTAAGGTCAACTAAACCCAGCACCAACATAACAAATCATTCTGATCCACCTCCAGATCATTTACAGCAACTGCTCCAACATTCAGCAGAAAAAATGAGGCAAGTTGGAGGTTCAGTTCAAACACTGGGGGACACAACACTTGTGGAGGCAGTggagtttttttcttccctttccaAACTGTTGGCCCAGAAGCTACAGGCAAAGCAAGCTGCAGAGCGTCGCCTGGCTCAAGTACTCACTCAGGTAGAGGGGGCAGCCATCAGGAAGTCCAATCCAGAAGATTCTGCGCTGCACAGTGAGGACAGTGGGATTGGGGGAGAGAACGAGAGTTTGGCAGGGTCTGAAAAGCAGCGTCACAATGGGAGTGCTGGATCTGGAAATTGTGGCTCTCAAATTAATATTCAGGATGCACTTGACAATTGTTCAAATCATTTAGCCAACTCAGTGGCCTGTattgaagatgatgaagaagatgaggaggatgaggagcaggaTGGGGTAGAAGAATATGAAGATGATGAAAACTGTAGACCTGAAAGAAAGAGGTCAAGCTCTTCCCCACCAGATCCCAGTCAAGCTCTTCTATATATGCAGGCTAACTGTcttcagaaccagcagctgatACCTAAACGACCTCTGACTGCAGCCTCGTCTGAACACTCTTCATCTACCtgcagtttaattctgatgacAGAGCTACAAAAGAGCCTTAAAGAACCAGatccaaacaataaaactgtgtcTGAAATACAAGGAACGAATGAGTTAAAAAGACCTAATTATAATTTGTACAGAGCTGGGCTTAGGCGGCAATACCTAAACGGGTTGAACAGAACCCTAGTGGAATCACATCGGCCATCATTACCTTCATTACCAATGTTAGCCAGTCAACCACCAAAACTCCCCTCAGTCAGAAGGCTCATCAATACCTTTAGCCAAGAGGCTGATGGGAGACCACAACAAGGCATTTCTAATGTTCCTCCTCATATGAAAAGGCCCAATAAAAACCATATTATTCTTCTTTCTAAAGCAGGTAACAGTGATAAAAAAGAGCTCATATtcaattgcaaaaaaaacacaaacagctggacTGACAGCAGAGTGGACCTTGATGTAGATAACCTACCACCTCCGCCCTTAGAGGTTCTGATGGACAAATCCTTCCAGAGTAATGAAGGCCAACCACAAAGTGAGGAACAGCTGCAGGAAGATCCAGTTCAGTACCTCCCAGTCATAAACCAGAAAACTGGAATTTACCAACGCCGGAAGATAACCATCCAGAATGTAAATATTCTACCAAACAGAGCCAACATGAAGCCAAGATCACTCACTATTAGATCTACTGGTTTTGTTGGGCCAGACACTGTCACCAGGGTGCAACATGAAGAGCTGCAACTGGAAACAGATGTGGATCAAGAAACTGAGAAAGCCAACAATCTCTACCAGCAGGAAGGGAAGATTATTCACCTGTGCAATGCAACTAAATATCCTGACAAGACAAGTTATGTTCAGTTCGTTCAAGCCAGAATGGGTCAGAGGTTTGAAAACCAGACATGTGAATCTGAGATGTCTTCTTGCAGTCTGCCTGTGACAACACCACCTGTCTCCAGAGTCCGCTTACCACCATCATGTCCTTCTGTGTGTCACAGATTTCCAAGTCCCCCTGCATTTAAGCCTCAGTCCACCTCTGGATTTTCATCTCACTCCAGTTCTCCACAAACAATAATACATGCAGCTGAAAATACCACTGAAAAGATTACCCCATCTGTGTCTTTTCAAGATGCTCGCTCATTCTTCTCTCGAAATGAGCTGCAAAATTCTCAAATGTGCCTCTTTTTCAATAGTCCTGTTCCTCCCAGAGCACAGAGAGAAGCCTCCCGAGGCAGGTTGCtcacaagacaaacaaatggCTCAACCCTTCGCACCCAGTCTGAACAAAGGTCCATTGGGATATCCCACACAGAGTCTGAAACCAATTTGGATTCCAGGCAGGCCAGGGCAAGTGAGACTGCACAAAATAAAG GTTTGATGACAGAAAGCTGA